From the genome of Muricauda sp. SCSIO 64092, one region includes:
- a CDS encoding SRPBCC domain-containing protein has translation MGNLNDRILTIKKTFDAPLDLVWQAWTKPEHLAKWWVPHGMEIKIIAHDFREGGKWKYEMLMPDGNMFVSEGKYIEIVEFEKIITSADFRPMTQNVELQCFFKAEGDKTIFIFNVVHETAEYCKQQEEMGFYNGWGSAFERLEKLVEKK, from the coding sequence ATGGGCAATTTAAATGACAGGATCTTAACCATTAAAAAGACTTTTGACGCACCCTTGGATTTGGTTTGGCAGGCTTGGACCAAACCGGAACACCTTGCCAAATGGTGGGTACCCCATGGGATGGAAATCAAAATTATCGCACACGATTTTCGCGAGGGGGGAAAGTGGAAATACGAAATGCTAATGCCCGATGGAAATATGTTCGTATCCGAAGGAAAATATATAGAAATCGTTGAATTTGAGAAAATAATTACTTCGGCCGATTTTAGACCCATGACCCAAAATGTAGAATTGCAGTGCTTCTTTAAAGCTGAAGGGGATAAAACTATTTTTATATTTAACGTAGTACACGAAACTGCCGAATATTGTAAACAACAGGAGGAAATGGGCTTTTATAATGGATGGGGCTCCGCTTTTGAACGATTGGAAAAGCTGGTAGAAAAAAAATAA
- a CDS encoding ArsR/SmtB family transcription factor, whose translation MRRDVFQAIADPTRRDIINILSKEALSVNEIAERFDMSRPAISKHLKILNECRIVQFKKMGRERICLIQPQELVPAFLWINQYHKLWEARIDAFEQYVNQLKTK comes from the coding sequence ATGAGAAGGGATGTTTTTCAAGCCATTGCGGACCCCACCAGACGGGACATTATAAACATACTGTCCAAAGAAGCATTAAGTGTGAACGAGATTGCCGAAAGATTTGACATGAGTAGGCCGGCCATCTCAAAACACCTCAAGATCCTAAACGAATGCAGAATTGTACAATTCAAGAAAATGGGAAGGGAACGGATCTGCTTAATTCAACCACAAGAACTCGTTCCAGCATTTTTATGGATCAACCAATACCACAAACTTTGGGAGGCCCGAATAGATGCGTTTGAACAATATGTAAATCAACTAAAAACCAAGTAA
- a CDS encoding agmatine/peptidylarginine deiminase produces MKTLLLIVAIFFLALSCNSTGNTQQEQIKVTRQMGEFEKLDALWLIWPTTDHKQGESVEKVTMALVDILLNDVKIVISCADDKVLQKAMSKLNEKHANSDNLVFRVIPSVEIWARDMGPVFVETSNGNHAIADFNFNSWGYADTLDLNSMTEETYDEKVAELLNLPLVSSAMISEGGNRELNGKGTLMVTETVEKGRNPQLSKGEMEAEYQRLLGVKKVIWLKEGLLEDRHTFLGPLSTADSTKAYTVVTTNGHVDEFARFVNDSTILLASIDSTELKDPIAQENHKRLEENFRILSESTDQDGKPFKIVRLPLPQTILTTMGPGDYVYDYIKTLEYSDGSEFPKGDTITVVAPASYLNFIIANNTIIGQKYWREGIPLKIKMQDEEALRILKEVFPARKVVLLDALAVNLGGGGLHCISMHQPKLLEN; encoded by the coding sequence ATGAAAACCTTACTACTGATAGTTGCGATTTTCTTTTTGGCCCTGTCGTGTAACTCCACTGGCAATACACAACAGGAGCAAATAAAGGTTACCCGACAAATGGGCGAATTTGAAAAATTGGATGCCCTTTGGCTTATTTGGCCAACAACGGACCATAAGCAGGGGGAATCGGTAGAAAAGGTAACCATGGCCCTAGTTGACATCTTACTAAACGATGTAAAAATCGTTATAAGTTGTGCCGATGATAAAGTGCTTCAAAAGGCCATGTCCAAATTAAATGAAAAACATGCCAATTCGGACAATCTTGTTTTTCGTGTCATCCCATCCGTGGAAATATGGGCAAGGGACATGGGCCCCGTCTTTGTGGAAACCAGCAATGGAAACCACGCCATTGCAGATTTTAATTTTAATTCTTGGGGATATGCCGATACATTGGATTTAAATTCAATGACCGAAGAGACCTATGACGAAAAGGTTGCCGAATTATTGAATCTTCCCCTTGTTTCAAGTGCAATGATAAGCGAAGGAGGCAACCGCGAGCTCAATGGTAAAGGAACTTTAATGGTTACCGAAACCGTGGAAAAAGGTCGTAACCCACAGCTGTCCAAAGGTGAAATGGAGGCAGAATATCAAAGATTGTTGGGTGTCAAAAAAGTTATTTGGCTAAAAGAAGGGCTCCTGGAAGATCGCCATACCTTTCTTGGTCCCTTGTCCACAGCGGATAGTACAAAAGCGTACACCGTAGTGACCACCAATGGCCACGTGGATGAATTTGCTCGATTTGTCAATGATTCCACTATTCTTTTGGCCAGTATTGACAGTACCGAATTGAAGGATCCCATAGCCCAGGAAAACCATAAGCGTTTGGAAGAAAATTTTAGAATACTTTCCGAAAGCACGGATCAAGACGGTAAGCCGTTTAAAATCGTACGATTGCCGTTACCACAGACCATTCTTACAACAATGGGTCCTGGCGATTATGTATATGATTATATCAAAACGCTTGAGTATAGCGACGGAAGTGAATTTCCCAAGGGAGATACCATTACCGTTGTGGCACCAGCCAGTTACCTAAATTTCATTATTGCCAATAACACTATCATTGGCCAGAAATACTGGCGGGAGGGAATACCCCTTAAAATTAAAATGCAGGACGAAGAAGCACTTCGGATACTTAAAGAGGTATTCCCTGCGAGAAAGGTAGTACTGCTGGATGCTTTGGCCGTCAATTTGGGAGGTGGGGGCTTGCATTGCATAAGCATGCACCAACCCAAGTTGTTGGAAAATTAA
- a CDS encoding dihydrofolate reductase family protein — MKTGNSSVTIHMVSSLDGFIAKKDGSVSWMHSKDTYHKGIELTEEYVANFLKSIDCYVMGSRTYEHAIELGWPYGEVPVFVLSSRALKSDKKSVCFLSGDLTEIVNHQLKPSYKNIWMVGGTMLTKEFLRLGLADAINITIIPTLLGDGKPFFDDIGKELSLHLKDVTSFKDGMVELVYAIKKD, encoded by the coding sequence ATGAAAACTGGGAATTCCAGCGTAACGATCCATATGGTGTCCAGTCTCGATGGATTTATTGCCAAGAAGGACGGAAGCGTTTCATGGATGCATTCCAAAGATACATACCACAAAGGAATTGAACTCACGGAAGAATACGTTGCCAATTTCCTCAAATCAATAGACTGTTACGTTATGGGTTCGCGGACCTATGAACACGCAATTGAACTTGGTTGGCCCTACGGTGAAGTCCCCGTTTTTGTGCTTTCCAGCAGAGCACTGAAATCGGACAAAAAAAGTGTGTGCTTCCTTTCAGGTGATCTTACCGAAATTGTAAATCACCAATTAAAACCAAGCTACAAAAACATTTGGATGGTTGGTGGGACCATGCTTACAAAAGAATTTCTCCGACTTGGATTGGCAGATGCCATTAACATAACCATAATTCCAACACTCTTGGGGGACGGCAAGCCCTTCTTTGATGATATTGGAAAGGAACTATCATTACACCTAAAGGATGTAACCTCCTTTAAGGATGGAATGGTGGAACTGGTGTATGCGATAAAAAAAGATTAA
- a CDS encoding class I SAM-dependent methyltransferase: METKYDKIGIAYNVTRKADPQIAEQLLKHLRPKSEGIYLDIGCGTGNYTIEFQKRGLQFIGIDPSTEMLEKARQKNKNMDWRMGAAESIELLDNAVDGIVGSLTIHHWTDLDKGFSELHRVVKPNGNIVIFTSTPKQMKGYWLNHYFPKMLADSIAQMPSLLRIKNAMRNGGIEISGIDTYFIQPDLQDKFLYCGKHNPELYFDERIRNGISSFSSLANQIEVQQGLSKLKTDMDSGEIKAIIDSYSNNLGDYVYIIGKKPAANKVYT, from the coding sequence ATGGAAACCAAATATGATAAAATAGGAATTGCGTACAATGTCACCCGAAAAGCCGACCCACAGATAGCCGAACAACTGCTAAAACACTTACGGCCGAAATCGGAAGGAATATATTTGGATATCGGTTGTGGGACGGGAAACTACACCATCGAATTTCAAAAAAGAGGACTTCAATTTATCGGAATTGACCCTTCAACGGAAATGCTCGAAAAAGCACGACAAAAGAATAAAAACATGGATTGGCGAATGGGTGCTGCGGAAAGCATTGAACTTTTGGACAACGCCGTTGATGGTATTGTGGGAAGTTTGACCATTCACCATTGGACCGATTTGGATAAAGGCTTTTCAGAGCTTCACCGTGTGGTAAAACCAAATGGCAACATTGTGATTTTCACATCGACTCCCAAACAAATGAAAGGCTATTGGCTCAATCACTATTTTCCTAAAATGTTGGCGGACTCCATAGCGCAAATGCCAAGTCTATTGCGCATAAAAAATGCCATGCGGAATGGCGGAATTGAAATTTCCGGAATAGACACCTATTTTATCCAACCTGATCTACAGGATAAATTTCTATACTGCGGCAAACATAACCCAGAGCTGTATTTTGACGAGCGGATTAGAAATGGGATTTCTTCCTTCTCATCTTTGGCAAATCAAATCGAGGTCCAACAGGGACTGTCCAAACTCAAAACCGATATGGACAGCGGAGAAATCAAGGCAATAATTGACTCTTACAGCAATAATTTGGGAGATTATGTGTACATCATTGGAAAAAAGCCAGCAGCGAACAAGGTGTATACGTGA
- a CDS encoding Crp/Fnr family transcriptional regulator: MTSLKQKVHPFKKYILTYQSLNLEEWEQIERCLSRKEYAKGEVILASGKICRKLYFLEDGFLRFYILKDGETVSKFFTEAPYCFTSQRSFANGIPTNDTIEALKDSIIWEMDKTDAFDLLRIPNWSEFIRKLIQEVQYFTEQILEETQNYTAEERYNRMLEQNSSILLHAPLKDVASYLGIAPQSLSRIRKNIGQVNRS; the protein is encoded by the coding sequence ATGACATCGTTAAAACAAAAAGTGCATCCCTTTAAAAAGTACATCTTAACGTATCAATCCCTAAACCTGGAAGAATGGGAGCAAATTGAGCGTTGCCTTAGTCGAAAAGAATATGCTAAAGGCGAAGTGATTCTGGCCAGTGGTAAAATATGTAGAAAACTATATTTTCTGGAAGATGGTTTCTTGCGGTTTTACATTCTGAAAGATGGAGAAACAGTTTCCAAATTCTTTACGGAAGCGCCCTACTGTTTTACATCACAGCGAAGTTTTGCGAATGGAATTCCCACGAATGATACGATTGAAGCCTTAAAAGATTCCATTATCTGGGAGATGGATAAAACGGATGCCTTTGACCTGTTGCGGATTCCGAATTGGAGTGAGTTTATACGAAAACTGATCCAAGAAGTCCAATACTTTACGGAACAAATCCTGGAAGAGACCCAAAATTATACTGCCGAAGAAAGGTACAACAGAATGCTGGAACAGAACAGTAGTATTTTGCTTCATGCCCCATTAAAGGATGTTGCCAGCTATCTAGGAATTGCTCCCCAATCCTTAAGTAGGATCAGAAAAAATATTGGCCAAGTAAACCGAAGTTAA
- a CDS encoding SRPBCC family protein has protein sequence MRFIPFIFMATIFTTLKAQEKAPSNKHFWYTLETTAAPDVIWEIWTDVPNWKNWDTGLKDASIKGAFGLGAKGTITSLEDRRSKFKVVAYEKGRSYTYKTKLSLGSLYVKRYLKTENGTTTFTHEVWFKGLTSGAFANTFGEKFRKMLPDVLQNIKHSAESK, from the coding sequence ATGCGATTCATACCTTTCATTTTTATGGCGACCATTTTTACAACGCTCAAGGCCCAAGAGAAAGCACCTAGCAACAAACACTTCTGGTATACATTGGAAACTACGGCCGCCCCAGATGTCATTTGGGAAATATGGACCGATGTTCCCAATTGGAAAAACTGGGACACGGGTTTAAAAGATGCCTCGATTAAAGGAGCGTTTGGTCTTGGAGCAAAAGGAACGATAACATCCCTGGAAGATCGCAGGTCCAAATTTAAGGTTGTGGCCTATGAAAAAGGCAGGTCATACACCTACAAAACCAAACTGTCCCTTGGCAGTTTGTATGTAAAACGGTATCTGAAAACAGAAAATGGTACAACGACCTTCACCCACGAGGTTTGGTTCAAAGGGTTGACCAGCGGAGCCTTCGCCAATACATTTGGCGAAAAGTTCAGGAAAATGCTGCCCGATGTATTGCAAAACATCAAACATAGTGCAGAAAGCAAATAA
- a CDS encoding haloalkane dehalogenase, whose translation MKEIIRTPESRFENLEDYDFQSKYVDVEKGLRLHYIEEGSGNQPTVLLLHGEPSWSYLYRKMIPILSNNFRVIAPDLIGFGKSDKFADKKEYSYQKHIDWMSTFIEKLNLNNIILFCQDWGGLIGLRIVTEMSDRFDMVVASNTTLPTGKTPMPESFLKWRAYSQHSPGFNIGKVLDMGTVQPLSESVYKAYNAPFPSEEHKAGARIFPTLVPIEEDDPESLKNLEAWEKLKSWNKPFLTIFGDEDNIMLGAEKAFQKLVPGAKGQQHTILNAGHFIQEEKGEKLADLIIEFHKKNTTANNA comes from the coding sequence ATGAAGGAAATCATACGAACACCCGAAAGTAGATTTGAAAATTTGGAAGATTACGATTTCCAAAGCAAATACGTAGACGTGGAAAAAGGTTTACGATTACATTATATTGAGGAAGGCAGTGGCAACCAACCAACAGTTTTACTGCTTCATGGCGAACCAAGTTGGTCGTATTTGTATCGTAAAATGATTCCTATACTTTCGAATAATTTTAGGGTCATAGCCCCTGACTTAATTGGGTTTGGGAAATCGGACAAATTCGCGGACAAAAAAGAGTATTCCTATCAGAAGCATATCGACTGGATGTCAACGTTCATTGAGAAATTAAACCTTAACAATATCATCCTCTTTTGTCAAGACTGGGGAGGGTTGATCGGATTGCGAATTGTAACGGAAATGAGCGATAGATTTGATATGGTCGTGGCTTCGAACACCACTTTACCGACTGGCAAAACACCCATGCCCGAAAGTTTTTTAAAATGGAGGGCGTACTCCCAGCACTCCCCTGGATTCAACATTGGTAAAGTATTGGATATGGGGACCGTTCAACCATTATCCGAAAGCGTATACAAAGCCTACAACGCGCCATTCCCTTCCGAAGAACATAAGGCCGGGGCACGGATTTTTCCAACTTTGGTTCCCATAGAAGAAGATGACCCTGAATCCCTAAAAAATCTTGAAGCATGGGAGAAATTAAAATCTTGGAACAAACCATTCCTCACCATCTTTGGAGACGAAGACAATATCATGCTTGGAGCTGAAAAAGCATTTCAAAAATTGGTTCCGGGTGCAAAAGGACAACAGCATACAATTCTTAATGCCGGACATTTTATCCAGGAAGAGAAAGGGGAAAAGCTTGCTGATCTGATCATCGAATTCCACAAAAAAAATACTACGGCCAACAATGCATAA
- a CDS encoding DUF2200 domain-containing protein has translation MKVTDEHNKRIAKLTFSSVYPHYKAKVEKKGRTKEELHQVIRWLTGFEDDSLQEFIDSKATFETFFQNAKLNQNAHLIKGVICGYRIEEIDNALTRQVRYLDKLVDELAKGRKMEKILRKEGK, from the coding sequence ATGAAAGTTACCGATGAACATAACAAACGAATCGCAAAATTGACATTTTCCTCGGTTTATCCCCATTATAAGGCAAAGGTGGAGAAAAAAGGAAGGACAAAGGAAGAACTGCATCAGGTCATAAGGTGGTTGACCGGTTTTGAGGATGATAGCTTACAAGAGTTCATTGATAGCAAGGCAACATTTGAAACCTTCTTTCAAAACGCAAAGCTCAATCAAAATGCGCACCTCATTAAAGGGGTAATCTGCGGTTATAGAATAGAAGAAATTGACAATGCACTAACAAGGCAGGTGCGGTATCTGGATAAGTTGGTGGATGAATTGGCAAAAGGTCGTAAAATGGAGAAGATTTTACGGAAAGAAGGGAAATGA
- a CDS encoding DUF1349 domain-containing protein: protein MPLIIRNFTSLLIVLSLLPIGCDNSRNVKSTGIAPMQNNSFEYLTTENLGDFKWLNEPRSFELNNGILKVIAEKETDFFNNPEDHKKTATAPMLYKELKGDFVAKALVRPDFSSLWNAVALMVHIDNDNWIKFAFENSDATGRSIVSVVTKKTSDDANGVILKDQDQIWLKLVRKDNNYSMLWSKNGKEYKMTRLSTLPKVDSVKMGIEVQSPVGASATHEIVYFEIEKTTVKDLRKGE, encoded by the coding sequence ATGCCGTTGATCATTCGAAACTTTACTTCGCTCCTTATTGTCCTTTCCTTGCTGCCAATAGGGTGTGATAACAGCAGGAATGTAAAATCAACAGGGATAGCGCCTATGCAGAACAATAGTTTTGAATACCTTACCACTGAAAATTTGGGGGATTTCAAGTGGCTCAACGAACCCAGATCTTTTGAACTAAACAATGGGATTTTAAAGGTCATCGCTGAAAAGGAAACCGATTTCTTTAATAATCCGGAAGACCACAAGAAGACCGCTACCGCACCAATGTTATATAAGGAACTAAAAGGTGACTTTGTGGCAAAAGCATTGGTAAGACCTGATTTTTCTTCATTGTGGAATGCGGTAGCACTTATGGTTCATATAGATAACGATAACTGGATAAAGTTCGCTTTTGAAAACTCCGATGCCACAGGAAGAAGCATTGTTTCCGTGGTTACCAAAAAGACTTCGGATGATGCCAATGGCGTAATCTTAAAAGACCAGGACCAAATCTGGTTAAAATTGGTTCGAAAAGACAACAATTACTCCATGCTTTGGTCAAAGAATGGAAAAGAGTATAAAATGACACGATTAAGTACCCTGCCAAAGGTTGATTCTGTTAAGATGGGAATAGAAGTCCAAAGTCCTGTGGGAGCATCTGCAACGCATGAAATTGTCTATTTTGAGATTGAAAAAACTACGGTCAAGGATTTAAGAAAAGGAGAATGA
- a CDS encoding DUF6597 domain-containing transcriptional factor, which yields MNYQEKHSKGFIANFIKSFWEFESSKEECHYEILPDGCFDLIFEIRNKQILSVSLTGVWTEQIQISIPKNTKLMGIRFKLISAEFIFKQSLRELKNTETKLPTTFWGGENLNVQDFGVFTDSITEKLQFGLQNLKEIDHRKFELFRILYERKGGITVKELSESIFWSSRQINRYFNNRFGFSLKTFCNILKCHSSLNHIAKGKLFPELDYYDQAHFIKQIKQITGATPNTLYANKNDRFLQLTTIKAT from the coding sequence ATGAACTATCAGGAAAAACATAGCAAAGGATTTATTGCCAACTTTATAAAGAGCTTTTGGGAATTTGAAAGTTCAAAGGAAGAGTGCCATTATGAAATCCTGCCCGATGGGTGTTTTGACCTGATTTTTGAAATCCGAAACAAGCAGATTTTAAGTGTTTCGCTAACAGGGGTTTGGACGGAACAAATCCAAATCTCGATACCTAAAAACACAAAACTGATGGGTATTCGCTTCAAACTGATTTCCGCCGAATTTATTTTCAAACAATCCCTCAGGGAACTAAAAAACACGGAAACGAAACTCCCAACAACATTTTGGGGCGGTGAAAATCTTAACGTTCAAGACTTTGGAGTATTTACCGATTCCATCACCGAAAAATTACAATTCGGGCTCCAAAACCTTAAGGAAATAGACCACAGAAAATTTGAGTTGTTCAGGATACTTTACGAACGAAAAGGTGGGATTACCGTCAAAGAACTTTCAGAAAGCATTTTTTGGAGCAGTCGGCAAATCAATAGGTATTTCAACAATCGTTTTGGTTTTTCACTAAAAACATTCTGCAACATTTTAAAGTGTCATTCTTCCCTTAACCATATTGCAAAAGGCAAACTTTTTCCAGAGCTCGACTATTATGACCAAGCACATTTTATTAAGCAAATAAAGCAGATTACAGGTGCTACACCGAACACTTTATACGCGAACAAAAACGACCGATTTTTACAATTGACCACGATTAAGGCAACTTAA
- a CDS encoding NAD(P)-dependent alcohol dehydrogenase, protein MKAVVYEKYGPPEVLKLKDIKKPVPKDDEILVKIYAATITSGDVRLRSSDFPPLFWLPARLIFGFFKPKKKILGHELAGMVEEIGKNVTEFKVGDSVFGTTTMLNTGSYAEYICVPQKWKNGVIGLKPKNLGYHGAAALPVGAMTAIYLLEKADLKSGQNVLVYGASGSVGSYAVQLVNQNGSRVTAVCSTSNFEMVRSLGAKSLLDYKKEDYSKSNEKFDIVFDAVGKTTKAKAKKVLNAGGTFVSVKMLTTEKDEHLKLIKTMTEKGTLNPFIDKHFKLDEIVKAHEYVDRGRKRGNVVLDIA, encoded by the coding sequence ATGAAGGCAGTAGTTTATGAAAAATATGGGCCACCGGAAGTCCTTAAGCTAAAGGATATAAAAAAACCCGTACCCAAGGATGACGAAATCCTGGTAAAAATATATGCGGCTACGATTACTTCGGGTGATGTACGCCTTCGGAGTTCTGATTTTCCCCCTTTGTTTTGGCTTCCAGCCCGATTGATCTTTGGATTTTTCAAACCCAAAAAAAAGATTTTAGGACATGAATTGGCCGGAATGGTTGAAGAAATAGGAAAAAATGTCACTGAATTCAAAGTTGGCGATAGTGTGTTTGGCACCACTACCATGCTCAACACCGGTTCCTATGCTGAATATATATGCGTGCCCCAAAAATGGAAAAATGGTGTAATCGGACTAAAACCAAAGAACCTGGGGTATCATGGGGCCGCCGCATTACCCGTTGGAGCAATGACCGCAATTTACCTTTTGGAGAAAGCGGATTTAAAAAGTGGACAAAACGTATTGGTTTATGGTGCCTCCGGAAGCGTTGGAAGTTATGCCGTACAACTCGTAAATCAAAACGGCTCAAGGGTAACAGCCGTATGCAGCACTTCGAATTTTGAAATGGTAAGATCACTAGGCGCCAAAAGTTTGCTGGATTATAAAAAGGAGGACTATTCCAAAAGCAATGAAAAGTTCGATATCGTTTTTGATGCCGTTGGGAAGACAACAAAAGCAAAAGCAAAAAAGGTCCTGAACGCTGGTGGCACTTTTGTCTCCGTTAAAATGCTCACAACAGAGAAGGACGAACACCTTAAGCTGATAAAAACAATGACGGAAAAAGGAACCTTAAACCCTTTTATCGACAAGCACTTTAAACTTGATGAAATAGTAAAAGCCCACGAATATGTTGACCGAGGGCGAAAAAGGGGAAATGTGGTACTGGATATCGCATAA
- a CDS encoding DUF6434 domain-containing protein, with the protein MQRPNFEDIKTGEEFNQWYWLKVEMVEICKRSGLPTIGRKFDLRDRIMYALDHNGNLKPEPKKQKTKSKFNWAKSELSLETIITDNVSFGPNFRRFMKSRIGSKFSCHSDFMDWMKSNEGKTLADAVKKWHELEERKTDPNFKRTIADNNMFAQYTRDFLEDNKNRTLKDAKKYWNLKKQLPTNDGFVRYESADLNLG; encoded by the coding sequence ATGCAAAGACCCAATTTTGAGGACATAAAAACCGGAGAGGAATTTAATCAATGGTATTGGTTAAAAGTGGAAATGGTTGAAATCTGTAAACGTTCCGGATTGCCCACTATAGGCAGAAAGTTTGACCTACGCGATAGAATTATGTATGCATTGGACCATAATGGGAACTTAAAACCCGAACCAAAAAAGCAGAAAACCAAATCAAAATTCAATTGGGCCAAATCTGAGTTATCCCTTGAAACCATAATCACCGACAATGTGTCCTTTGGACCAAATTTCAGGCGATTTATGAAGAGTAGGATTGGAAGTAAGTTTTCCTGTCATAGCGATTTTATGGACTGGATGAAGTCCAATGAAGGAAAAACACTGGCCGATGCTGTTAAAAAATGGCACGAACTCGAAGAAAGAAAAACGGACCCGAATTTCAAAAGGACAATTGCCGACAACAATATGTTCGCCCAATATACACGTGATTTTCTTGAGGATAATAAAAACAGAACTTTAAAGGACGCTAAAAAATATTGGAACTTGAAAAAACAATTGCCCACAAATGATGGATTTGTGAGATATGAAAGCGCCGATTTAAACCTTGGGTAA
- a CDS encoding VOC family protein has translation MKANKLTPNLEVTNIRETIAFYQSVLGFSLVMAVPETQDGIEQTLAEAKEYVYALVRKDSVEMMFQRTDSFKEDVPLAKDLSMGASVSFYMEIDGLDRFYEQIKGRGLHPTELKTAWYGMREFYLTDNNGYILGFAEKSAE, from the coding sequence ATGAAAGCAAACAAATTAACACCCAACCTGGAAGTAACGAACATTAGGGAAACGATAGCATTTTATCAGTCTGTTTTGGGCTTTTCACTGGTAATGGCCGTACCTGAAACACAGGATGGAATTGAACAAACACTGGCAGAGGCCAAGGAGTATGTTTATGCTTTGGTGCGTAAGGACAGTGTGGAAATGATGTTCCAACGAACCGACAGTTTCAAGGAAGACGTACCACTTGCAAAAGACCTTTCCATGGGTGCAAGTGTTTCATTTTATATGGAAATTGACGGACTTGACAGATTCTATGAACAAATAAAAGGTAGAGGGTTACACCCTACGGAACTAAAAACGGCCTGGTATGGGATGCGGGAATTCTATCTTACGGACAACAATGGCTATATCCTCGGCTTTGCCGAAAAAAGTGCGGAATGA
- a CDS encoding DUF4386 domain-containing protein: protein MYWEKGSVYLKWQSTVTKCGLVLHTSLNQKMKMKDRKKIARTAGFFYLLVVIFSFLTMAIIPSKIVVWDDHAATMGNLIAYEPLFRFGIVAGILVHLSYTLLPLTLYRLLHHIHKNYATLMVVFALISVPISYTLLLDQFEIIELLKEYSSFGAAEKEQAGLQVLTMYDNLYDGFFLCQVFWGLWLLPFGYLVFKSGFLPKTLGIFLMLGCAAYLTNVFGRILFPNFSDYISTRLLILPATIGEIGICLWLLIIGTKENIKF, encoded by the coding sequence ATGTATTGGGAAAAAGGGAGCGTATACCTAAAGTGGCAATCAACTGTAACAAAATGCGGTCTGGTTCTTCATACTTCTTTAAATCAAAAAATGAAAATGAAAGACAGGAAAAAAATAGCAAGGACAGCCGGTTTCTTTTACCTATTGGTCGTGATTTTCAGCTTTCTCACCATGGCAATTATTCCCTCTAAAATTGTTGTGTGGGATGATCATGCAGCAACTATGGGCAACCTTATCGCATACGAACCATTATTTAGGTTTGGGATCGTTGCCGGAATTTTGGTTCATTTAAGCTATACCTTATTGCCACTAACGTTATATAGGCTATTGCATCATATCCATAAAAACTATGCAACCTTAATGGTGGTATTTGCCCTAATAAGTGTGCCAATATCATACACCTTGCTATTGGATCAATTTGAAATTATCGAATTGCTAAAAGAGTATAGTTCATTTGGAGCAGCTGAAAAGGAACAAGCCGGCTTACAGGTGCTAACAATGTATGATAATCTTTATGATGGTTTTTTCCTATGTCAGGTGTTTTGGGGACTTTGGTTGTTACCCTTTGGTTACCTGGTCTTTAAATCTGGGTTTTTGCCTAAAACATTAGGTATTTTTTTAATGCTCGGTTGTGCTGCTTATCTGACCAATGTTTTTGGACGAATTCTTTTCCCAAACTTTTCGGATTACATTAGTACACGCCTGCTTATTTTACCGGCTACGATTGGAGAAATAGGAATTTGTCTGTGGTTGTTGATCATTGGGACAAAGGAAAATATCAAATTCTGA